GAAGTGTTTGATGATATCCATCGTTGCCATGGCAAGACCTGCACCATTGACGAGGCAGCCGATGTTTCCATCAAGCGCGATGTAGTTCAAATCACTCTTCGACGCTTCGACTTCACGTGGATCTTCTTCTGTTTCGTCACGTAACGCTACGATATCCGCATGACGATACAACGCGTTCGAGTCAAAGTTCAACTTCGCATCAAGCGCGATGACTTCGCCATCCTTCGTCGTGACGAGTGGGTTGATTTCTGCAATCGAACAATCCTTGTCGACGAAGAAATTATAGAGTTTCGTGACCATACCGACGAACTTGTTGACAAGCTTCACTGGAACACCCATTGCGAACGCGAGTTTACGCGCTTGGAACCCTTGAAGACCGACTGCAGGATCGACGACTTCTTTAATGATTTTTTCTGGTGTCGCTTCCGCCACCTCTTCGATGTCCATACCACCTTCACTTGAACCCATGATGACGACGCGACCTGTCACACGATCAAGTACGATTCCAAGATAGTATTCTTTGTCAATCGCACAGCCTTCTTCGACGAGAAGACGTTGAACGACTTTTCCTTCTGGACCTGTTTGGTGCGTGACGAGCGTTTTGCCGAGTAACTCCGTCGCATATTCCTTCACTTCTTCTTGCGATTTTGCAAGCTTGACGCCACCTGCTTTACCGCGTCCCCCCGCGTGAATTTGAGCTTTGACGACTTTAATCGGGCCTGACAATTGTTCTGATGCATCGACCGCCTCTTCGACGGTGAAGGCTGCGATTCCGTTTGGTACGGGTACACCGTACGAACGAAGTAATTCTTTTGCCTGATACTCATGTACATTCATGAAAAAATCCCCCTTAACCCCTTTAGTTTCGGCTCTTTCATTGTAGTTAAAATTGGAAGCGCTGTCTATCGTTATCGACCGAAAGCTTTATTTTTTCAGAATTTCCTCTTGATCGAGACGATATAAAAAGGCAAATAACTCGGCGATGACACCATATAATTCTTCCGGAATCTGTTCTGATACTTGGACAGCATCGAGTAACGTCATCAACGTTTCATCCTGTCGAATCGGAATATCATGTTTTAATGCTTCTTCTAAAATCCGTTCAGCGATATGTTCCGATCCTTTAGCGACGACTTTTGGGGCATGCATCTGTTCTTCGTAAGATAAGGCAATCGCTTTTTTCATATATGAAGATCCACCCTTCCGTTGCGCGTCGAGATATCATGCGGGACACGCTCTTTCTTCTGTTCGACCCAATCGAATCGCGTCAACGTATAGCCCTGTTCCTCGAGTCGTGCTTGAATCTGAGGTGTATAAGCTTGCATGAACGTATCGACATGCGCATTTGGATGAAACACAGAAATCGAGACGTTCCGATCTGCAATCAAGACGTCAACAGCGACCTCGCCAAGCCGTGGTAATTGTAAATACAAGACGACTCGGGCATGATTCGGATCAAACGTTCGTTCGAACGGCGCTTCCATTATGAGATCAACATCTTCAAACGGTCCAAACTGAGGTAATTGAAATAAATAAACTCCTTTACCGGCTTCGTTCGTTGCTTGAACGAGTTGTTGCGCTAAAATTTGATCGCTTGTCTTTCGATCAAGCGTTCGACCTATCTCGTCCCCCTTTGCCAATTGAACGAGTTCCGTAAGAGCGTGCTTCAACTGCTTCGCTTCTCCTTCCGTCACGGGTTGACCGATTTGCCTGAGTAGTTCCCGTGTTTCTACAGTCGGTACAGTCTGACGTTGTAAAAAGGAATCAAGTAGCTGCGGTAAAGCCGACTTTTGCGGAACCGTCTCGGTCGAGATGATTTTTAGGACCGGTTGCCCTTCTGCTGACACGACTTGAAAACGATACATATTGCCTTCTTTTAGTTCAGCAGTCGTCCCTGCCGTCAAAACACGTTGACCGACTTGTAGTTCCATCAATCCGTCTGGTAGAAGTTTTAACACTTTACCGACGATATTCGCACCTTCACGTAACGGTAGGTTCGCATGATCGATGATTTTAAAGGGTAGTAAGGCACGATGTTCGATTTGCATGATCGTTTCCTCCTAGAGGCGTTCTTTAACAGGGCGGAATGTTTTCCGATGGATCGGTGTCACTCCCAATGTATCGAGTGCCTGTAAATGTGTCGGTGTTCCGTAGCCTGCGTGTGTTTCAAATCCGTATCCCGGATAGTTAATCGCATATTCTTCCATCATTGCATCGCGTGTCTCTTTCGCAACGACACTTGCTGCTGCGATGGAAACACTTCGGGCATCTCCTTTGATGAGAGACTGTTGTGGTGTATCGCCTTCAAGTGTCATCGCATCAACGAGTAAGGCATCCGGTTGCAATTGACGGACAGCGTTTTGCATCGCCTGTTTTGACGCTTGATAGATGTTGATTTCGTCAATTTCAGCCGGTTCGATGATTCCAATCGCAATCTCAGCCACTTCTTGTAGATGTTTCAGTGCCGTTTGTCGCTGTATTTTACTCATCTGTTTCGAATCCGTTAGTCCCGGGTGATAGAAACCTTCTGGTAAGATAACCGCTGCCGCGACGACGGGACCAGCTAGTGGACCTCGTCCGACTTCGTCAACCCCGGCAATTCGCACGTATCCTTGCTGACGATACTGTTCCTCGAATGCGAGCCGTTCTTTGAAATCCATTCGTTGTTGCTCCTCGAGCGCGAATCGTCTTTCTGTCTGACGAAACAGTGTATGCACCCCTTTTCGCGCATCTGTCGCAAGTTCCTGCTTCAATTGAATAAATTCTTTTAGTGTTGCCTCGTGCAATCGCTGTTTCAATTCTGCTATGTTCATACATCCTGCTCCTTTGAAAAAAACTTGGACATCAAAAGATGTCCAAGTCCGTTATTCATTCGTTTCCCACTCTTCGACCGTTTCAAGTGTCACACGACCAAGCTTTTCCGTCCGTAGCTCATGCAGAAGCATTTCGCTCGTCCGCTCGAAATCGACATACCCACCTGAGACGAAGCCACGTTTTTTACCGATTGCTTCGAGTACGTCGACCGCTTCTCCTGATACTTCATCGAGTCGATAACGCTCACGTAACTGCTCCGGATACCGCGTCTTTAGCTCACGAAGAGCAAATAGCGCGATGTCGTCGATGTTTAAGATATCATCCTTGATCGCACCGGTAGCGGCTAGACGGTAGCCGACGACTTGATCGTCGAACTTCGGCCAGAGGATACCTGGTGTATCAAGTAATTCCATCTCACCTGTTTTCATCTTGATCCATTGTTGGCGTTTCGTCACACCCGGACGGTCACCGGTAATCGCGATGTTCCGACCAGCGAGTCGATTGATGAGCGTCGATTTCCCGACGTTTGGAATGCCGATGATCAAGGCACGGATCGCACTCGGATTCCGACCTTTTTCTCGCATCCGTGCATGCTTTTCTTTCATTAAACGTAATGCACCTTCATGGATTTGATTCAATCCTTTGTTATGCTTTGCGTCAACCGCAACGACATCGACACCATCTGCTCGTAATGCGTTCATCCATTGTTCCGTCAATCGTTTATCCGCCATGTCGGCCTTATTGAGGACGATCAGTCGTGGCTTACCTGCTGTGATCTGTTCGACCATCGGATTACGGCTCGACATCGGAAGACGTGCATCGACAAGTTCGATGACCACATCAATCAACTTTAATTTTTCTGTGACTTCCCGACGTGCTTTGGCCATGTGACCGGGGAACCATTGAATCGTCATATCCTTCACCTCGTTCATATATTCCTGGACTTCTTGCTGATCATACGATACCCGAAAAAACATCCACTC
This window of the Exiguobacterium acetylicum genome carries:
- the sucC gene encoding ADP-forming succinate--CoA ligase subunit beta; amino-acid sequence: MNVHEYQAKELLRSYGVPVPNGIAAFTVEEAVDASEQLSGPIKVVKAQIHAGGRGKAGGVKLAKSQEEVKEYATELLGKTLVTHQTGPEGKVVQRLLVEEGCAIDKEYYLGIVLDRVTGRVVIMGSSEGGMDIEEVAEATPEKIIKEVVDPAVGLQGFQARKLAFAMGVPVKLVNKFVGMVTKLYNFFVDKDCSIAEINPLVTTKDGEVIALDAKLNFDSNALYRHADIVALRDETEEDPREVEASKSDLNYIALDGNIGCLVNGAGLAMATMDIIKHFSGDPANFLDVGGGATKEKVTEAFKLILSDENVKGIFVNIFGGIMKCDVIAEGIVAATKEVGLELPLVVRLEGTNVDAGKQILKDSGLAITAATSMADGAEKIAALVK
- a CDS encoding EscU/YscU/HrcU family type III secretion system export apparatus switch protein; the encoded protein is MKKAIALSYEEQMHAPKVVAKGSEHIAERILEEALKHDIPIRQDETLMTLLDAVQVSEQIPEELYGVIAELFAFLYRLDQEEILKK
- a CDS encoding flagellar hook-length control protein FliK → MQIEHRALLPFKIIDHANLPLREGANIVGKVLKLLPDGLMELQVGQRVLTAGTTAELKEGNMYRFQVVSAEGQPVLKIISTETVPQKSALPQLLDSFLQRQTVPTVETRELLRQIGQPVTEGEAKQLKHALTELVQLAKGDEIGRTLDRKTSDQILAQQLVQATNEAGKGVYLFQLPQFGPFEDVDLIMEAPFERTFDPNHARVVLYLQLPRLGEVAVDVLIADRNVSISVFHPNAHVDTFMQAYTPQIQARLEEQGYTLTRFDWVEQKKERVPHDISTRNGRVDLHI
- a CDS encoding ribonuclease HII, giving the protein MNIAELKQRLHEATLKEFIQLKQELATDARKGVHTLFRQTERRFALEEQQRMDFKERLAFEEQYRQQGYVRIAGVDEVGRGPLAGPVVAAAVILPEGFYHPGLTDSKQMSKIQRQTALKHLQEVAEIAIGIIEPAEIDEINIYQASKQAMQNAVRQLQPDALLVDAMTLEGDTPQQSLIKGDARSVSIAAASVVAKETRDAMMEEYAINYPGYGFETHAGYGTPTHLQALDTLGVTPIHRKTFRPVKERL
- the ylqF gene encoding ribosome biogenesis GTPase YlqF, with translation MTIQWFPGHMAKARREVTEKLKLIDVVIELVDARLPMSSRNPMVEQITAGKPRLIVLNKADMADKRLTEQWMNALRADGVDVVAVDAKHNKGLNQIHEGALRLMKEKHARMREKGRNPSAIRALIIGIPNVGKSTLINRLAGRNIAITGDRPGVTKRQQWIKMKTGEMELLDTPGILWPKFDDQVVGYRLAATGAIKDDILNIDDIALFALRELKTRYPEQLRERYRLDEVSGEAVDVLEAIGKKRGFVSGGYVDFERTSEMLLHELRTEKLGRVTLETVEEWETNE